In Solanum pennellii chromosome 7, SPENNV200, the following are encoded in one genomic region:
- the LOC107026061 gene encoding uncharacterized protein LOC107026061, whose translation MVCFCFLVDQKKMMRQSKPVAGSCSRCGHGAQVADMRTATRFCYVPFYWKSWKAIVCSFCGAVLKSYR comes from the coding sequence ATGGTATGTTTTTGCTTTTTGGTGGATcagaagaagatgatgaggcAGAGTAAGCCCGTGGCCGGTTCGTGTTCACGTTGCGGCCACGGAGCTCAAGTTGCTGATATGCGTACCGCTACCAGATTTTGTTATGTTCCATTTTACTGGAAATCTTGGAAGGCTATTGTTTGTTCCTTTTGTGGTGCTGTTCTCAAATCTTAcagataa
- the LOC107026060 gene encoding receptor-like protein kinase THESEUS 1 — translation MGLWVHLVLAFMLSCFFILEANAAFTPADKYLIACGSSKNVTFLGQIFVPDTHHSSVVLESEENSISATSNSTAPFSIYQSARIFHTTTSYEFDIHREGRHWVRLYFYPLPGYNLTSASITVVTENFVLLNNFSFKRYKGTYLFKEYSINVTSDSLTVALIPSNNSVAFINAIEVVSAPDELIPDQAVTASPPAPFNGLSGLALETVYRLNMGGPLITAQNDTLGRTWENDVKYLHVNSSAVNVSVTPSSIKYPATITPEIAPNWVYATAETMGDANTVDGNFNITWEFPVDPNFMYLIRVHFCDIVSESLNTLLFNLYINDDTALLDLDLSSVGKLDMPYYRDFVSNSTTNSGVLTVSVGPDTGADWINALMNGLEIMKISNGARSLSGVSSVETLFVRPHKKNNKGIIIGSVVGGASAALAIIGLCYCCLVARRSKSSHQGQPWLPLPLYGNSLSLTKMSTVSQKSGTASCISLASPNLGRFFSFQEIMDATNKFDENLLLGVGGFGRVYKGTLEDGTRLAVKRGNPRSEQGLAEFRTEIEMLSKLRHRHLVSLIGYCDERSEMILVYEYMANGPLRSHLYGTDLPSLSWKQRLEICIGAARGLHYLHTGASQSIIHRDVKTTNILLDENFVAKVADFGLSKAGPAIDQTHVSTAVKGSFGYLDPEYFRRQQLTEKSDVYSFGVVLMEVLCTRPALNPVLPRDQVNIAEWAMTWQKKGMLDQIMDPNLTGKVNSASLKKFGETAEKCLADHGVDRPSMGDVLWNLEYALQLEETSSALAEPDDNSTNHIPSIPLTPLEPFDNSVSMIDGINSGTDDDAEDAATSAVFSQLVNPRGR, via the coding sequence ATGGGGCTATGGGTGCATTTGGTTCTAGCTTTTATGTTGTCCTGTTTCTTTATTCTGGAGGCTAATGCTGCTTTTACTCCTGCTGATAAATATTTGATTGCTTGTGGATCTTCCAAAAATGTAACCTTTCTTGGCCAGATTTTTGTTCCTGATACACACCATTCTTCAGTTGttttggaaagtgaagaaaattCTATTTCTGCAACATCTAATTCCACTGCTCCATTTTCAATTTACCAGTCTGCTAGAATTTTCCACACTACAACATCTTACGAATTTGATATTCATCGAGAAGGGCGACATTGGGTTCGCCTTTATTTCTATCCTCTCCCTGGTTATAACTTAACATCTGCCTCAATCACAGTTGTCACAGAGAATTTTGTTCTGTTGAACAATTTCAGTTTCAAGAGATATAAGGGTACTTACCTATTTAAGGAATACTCAATTAATGTCACTTCAGATAGCTTGACTGTTGCTTTAATCCCTTCAAACAACTCCGTTGCGTTTATTAATGCGATTGAAGTTGTATCAGCTCCTGATGAGTTGATTCCTGATCAAGCAGTGACAGCATCTCCACCAGCACCTTTCAATGGCCTTTCTGGGCTAGCCCTTGAAACTGTTTATCGGTTAAACATGGGAGGTCCTTTGATTACTGCTCAGAATGATACTTTAGGAAGAACGTGGGAGAATGATGTTAAGTACCTTCATGTTAACAGCTCTGCAGTGAATGTTTCAGTTACCCCTTCAAGCATAAAATATCCAGCCACCATTACTCCTGAAATAGCACCAAATTGGGTTTATGCTACTGCTGAAACCATGGGAGATGCTAATACTGTCGATGGGAATTTCAATATCACCTGGGAGTTCCCAGTTGATCCAAACTTCATGTACCTCATCCGCGTACATTTTTGTGATATCGTGAGCGAGTCCTTGAATACATTACTTTTTAATCTGTACATAAATGATGACACTGCTTTACTGGACCTGGATTTGTCTTCAGTTGGTAAGTTGGACATGCCGTATTACAGAGATTTTGTCTCCAACTCCACTACAAATTCAGGTGTTCTGACAGTCAGTGTTGGTCCAGACACAGGAGCTGATTGGATCAATGCCCTTATGAATGGATTAGAAATCATGAAGATTAGCAATGGAGCTAGAAGCTTGAGTGGGGTTTCATCTGTTGAGACTCTATTTGTGAGGCCTCACAAAAAGAACAATAAAGGTATTATAATTGGTTCTGTTGTAGGAGGAGCATCAGCTGCATTAGCAATTATTGGGTTGTGTTATTGCTGCTTGGTAGCCCGCAGATCAAAGAGCTCTCACCAGGGGCAGCCATGGCTTCCTCTTCCCCTATATGGAAACTCTTTAAGTTTGACAAAGATGTCCACAGTTTCTCAAAAGAGTGGAACGGCAAGCTGTATCTCCTTAGCTTCACCCAATCTTGGTCGATTCTTCAGTTTCCAAGAAATAATGGATGCTACTAACAAGTTTGATGAAAACTTGCTTCTTGGTGTTGGTGGTTTTGGTAGAGTCTACAAGGGAACACTAGAAGATGGGACAAGGCTTGCTGTCAAAAGGGGCAACCCGAGATCTGAACAAGGTCTAGCTGAATTTCGAACAGAAATTGAAATGTTATCCAAGCTTCGCCACCGCCATCTTGTGTCTTTGATTGGTTATTGTGATGAAAGATCAGAAATGATTTTGGTTTATGAATACATGGCAAATGGGCCTCTCCGAAGTCATCTTTATGGAACGGATCTTCCATCTCTTTCGTGGAAGCAGCGTCTTGAGATTTGTATAGGTGCTGCTAGGGGGCTGCATTACCTCCACACTGGTGCATCACAGAGCATCATTCACCGTGATGTGAAAACTACAAACATACTCTTGGACGAGAACTTTGTAGCTAAAGTTGCTGATTTTGGTCTTTCTAAAGCTGGACCAGCTATTGATCAGACGCATGTCAGCACTGCTGTTAAAGGTAGCTTTGGTTACCTGGATCCCGAGTACTTTAGAAGACAGCAGCTTACTGAGAAATCAGATGTTTATTCATTTGGTGTTGTCCTAATGGAAGTGCTCTGCACCAGACCTGCATTGAATCCTGTCCTACCACGGGATCAAGTCAATATAGCCGAGTGGGCCATGACTTGGCAAAAGAAAGGCATGTTGGATCAGATAATGGACCCAAATCTTACAGGGAAGGTGAATTCAGCCTCCCTCAAGAAGTTTGGGGAGACCGCGGAGAAGTGTTTGGCTGACCATGGAGTTGATAGACCTTCCATGGGGGATGTTCTATGGAATCTAGAATATGCTCTTCAGCTTGAGGAAACCTCATCAGCTCTAGCAGAGCCCGATGATAACAGCACGAACCATATACCCAGCATACCTTTGACACCACTTGAGCCATTTGACAATAGTGTTAGTATGATCGATGGGATCAACTCTGGAACTGATGATGATGCAGAGGATGCTGCCACTAGTGCTGTTTTCTCTCAACTGGTAAATCCACGGGGAAGGTGA